From a region of the Defluviitalea raffinosedens genome:
- a CDS encoding S8 family peptidase: MNIAREVIHADWAHQRGYSGRGIGVAVLDSGIYPHEDFMHPRNRIIAFKDFVNGYEKPYDDNGHGTHVAGIIGGDGTKSNGQYKGIAPACNLIGIKILDEKGNGSTSNVLAGIQWMIDNKDRYNIRVANLSIGSPDREGENDPLVKAVNAAWDAGIVTLVAAGNDGPRKQSITSPGVSRKVITVGASDDQKSVDIHGDIISDYSGRGPTKACIKKPDVVAPGSDIMSCASDTKYIPEDGQDPANSLTTYYVKKSGTSMATPMVSGALALFLERYPYVTPNDLKLRLKSCTNDLKFPQEQQGWGLIDIQKLFGGEIGYGIRY, translated from the coding sequence ATGAATATTGCCCGGGAAGTAATTCATGCAGATTGGGCTCATCAAAGAGGGTACTCGGGCAGAGGAATAGGTGTTGCAGTCTTGGATTCAGGAATTTATCCCCATGAGGATTTTATGCATCCAAGAAACAGAATTATAGCTTTTAAAGACTTTGTAAACGGATATGAAAAACCTTATGATGATAATGGACATGGGACCCATGTGGCAGGAATTATTGGGGGAGACGGCACCAAATCCAATGGTCAGTATAAAGGTATTGCGCCGGCATGCAATTTAATAGGTATTAAAATATTGGATGAAAAAGGAAATGGAAGCACGTCCAACGTATTGGCGGGTATTCAATGGATGATTGACAATAAGGATCGGTACAATATAAGAGTAGCGAATTTATCTATAGGAAGTCCTGACAGAGAAGGAGAAAACGATCCCTTGGTAAAGGCTGTCAATGCAGCATGGGATGCAGGAATTGTTACGCTCGTTGCAGCAGGAAATGACGGACCCAGAAAGCAAAGCATTACCTCACCCGGAGTCAGCAGAAAAGTCATTACAGTCGGTGCATCAGATGACCAGAAAAGTGTGGATATTCATGGAGACATTATATCGGATTATTCTGGCAGAGGTCCTACAAAAGCTTGTATTAAAAAACCGGATGTGGTTGCACCGGGTTCCGATATTATGTCCTGTGCTTCTGACACAAAATATATTCCGGAGGATGGGCAGGACCCAGCGAATTCATTGACAACTTATTATGTAAAAAAAAGTGGAACCTCTATGGCAACCCCCATGGTGTCAGGAGCTCTGGCACTTTTTCTGGAAAGATATCCTTACGTAACTCCCAATGATCTCAAACTTCGTTTAAAAAGCTGTACGAATGATCTAAAATTTCCCCAGGAACAGCAGGGATGGGGGCTCATAGATATTCAAAAACTTTTTGGAGGAGAGATAGGTTACGGAATAAGGTATTAG